Proteins from a genomic interval of Verrucomicrobiia bacterium:
- a CDS encoding Gfo/Idh/MocA family oxidoreductase, producing MNETNQSSFESQLNRRSFLKTTSAAVVGSALLGSASAQSASDDTIKIALIGCGGRGSGAAAQALSTKGNVKLVAMADAFDDRLKSSLENLKKAHPDRVDVPEDRQFIGFDAYQKAIPLADLVILSTPPGFRPIHFEAAVAAGKNIFMEKPVAVDGPGIRKVLAAAEIAKQKNLKIGVGFQRHHQIQYIEAMKRLHDGAIGDIHTVRVYWNGNRPWLRPRKPGMNEMQFQMTNWYYFSWLCGDHIVEQHIHNLDVGNWIKQAHPIRAVGMGGCQTKRVADNGEIFDHHAVEYQFADGSRMFSQCRHMQGCWDAVSEHAVGTKGTADLQDGRDFIIKGDNAWQFKDGKTSHISPYQVEHDDLFAAIRNNTPYNELIIYGANSTLTAIMGRMATYSGREITWEEALNSEVNLAPSEYSWDAIPKAAVGPDGLYPMPIPGDPEWLKKVV from the coding sequence ATGAACGAAACAAATCAGTCCTCATTTGAATCGCAATTAAATCGCCGCAGTTTTCTCAAAACCACTTCGGCGGCGGTGGTGGGCAGTGCGTTGCTCGGCAGCGCGTCGGCGCAATCGGCGTCGGACGACACGATCAAGATCGCGCTGATTGGTTGCGGCGGCCGCGGTTCGGGCGCGGCGGCGCAGGCGTTGAGCACGAAGGGGAATGTGAAACTCGTCGCGATGGCGGATGCTTTCGACGACCGTTTGAAATCGAGCCTGGAGAATTTGAAGAAGGCGCATCCCGACCGCGTGGACGTGCCGGAAGACCGCCAGTTCATCGGGTTCGACGCGTATCAAAAAGCGATTCCGCTTGCGGACCTGGTGATCCTCTCGACGCCGCCGGGATTTCGCCCGATTCATTTTGAAGCGGCGGTGGCGGCGGGAAAAAATATTTTCATGGAGAAACCCGTCGCAGTGGATGGGCCGGGCATCCGCAAAGTGCTGGCGGCGGCGGAAATCGCAAAGCAAAAAAATCTCAAGATTGGCGTCGGCTTCCAGCGGCATCACCAGATTCAATACATCGAAGCCATGAAGCGGTTGCATGACGGCGCGATTGGCGACATCCATACGGTGCGCGTTTATTGGAATGGCAACCGGCCGTGGCTGCGCCCGCGCAAACCCGGCATGAACGAAATGCAATTCCAGATGACGAACTGGTATTATTTTTCGTGGCTGTGCGGCGATCATATCGTGGAGCAGCACATTCATAATTTGGACGTGGGCAATTGGATCAAGCAGGCGCATCCGATTCGCGCGGTGGGAATGGGCGGCTGCCAAACCAAACGCGTCGCGGACAACGGAGAAATTTTTGATCATCACGCGGTGGAGTATCAATTTGCGGACGGTTCGCGGATGTTCAGCCAATGCCGGCACATGCAGGGTTGCTGGGACGCGGTTTCTGAACACGCGGTGGGCACGAAGGGCACCGCGGATCTTCAGGATGGCCGCGATTTCATCATCAAGGGAGATAACGCGTGGCAATTCAAGGACGGCAAGACCTCGCACATTTCGCCGTATCAAGTCGAGCACGACGATCTCTTCGCCGCGATCCGCAACAACACGCCTTATAACGAACTGATCATCTACGGCGCGAACAGCACCCTGACCGCGATCATGGGCCGCATGGCGACGTATTCGGGCCGGGAAATCACGTGGGAAGAAGCGTTGAATTCGGAAGTGAATCTGGCGCCGAGCGAATATTCGTGGGACGCGATTCCGAAGGCGGCGGTCGGGCCGGACGGGCTTTATCCGATGCCAATTCCGGGCGATCCAGAGTGGCTGAAGAAAGTGGTTTAA
- a CDS encoding DegQ family serine endoprotease — protein MKEIFNKPAHRSGAALVVGALIVTLSCAATSRFVKAEDSPRVTPVTLTINDAPISHGGLNTTSFAPMVKQVAQSVVKVTVSAKSRGMDGQDSSPMNNDDLLRRFFGDQFANPRGQQHSRNNNTSRTPHEYGLGSGVIVNKDGYILTNNHVVDGADVIKVTLNDGREFTAKVIGRDPKTDIAVVKIDAKNLPFITIADSDKIDVGDLCLAIGNPYGIGQTVTMGIISAKGRGNVDVGTDYEDFIQTDAAINPGNSGGALVDADGRLVGINTAILSRSGGYQGIGFAVPINMAKNVMESLIAHGKVIRGFLGVSIQDVTPELAQEFKLPNNQGALVGDITPHSPADKAGIKSGDVIVEFNGKPVTDSRHLKLEVGETEPGQKASVKLYREGHEKTFEVAVKELPGSEELASNDATTDNSSDTLNGVGVSDIDSQAKEQLKLPDNMKGAVVTDVDQDSVAFEAGLRPGDVIEEINHKPVASGDDAVKLTSHVKEKVVLLKIWSKGASHYLVVDESKAG, from the coding sequence ATGAAAGAAATATTTAACAAACCCGCTCACCGCAGCGGTGCGGCCCTTGTCGTGGGAGCGCTGATCGTCACTCTCTCCTGCGCCGCGACGAGCCGCTTCGTCAAAGCCGAAGACAGCCCCCGTGTCACTCCCGTTACCTTGACCATCAACGACGCCCCCATCTCCCACGGCGGCCTGAACACCACCAGCTTCGCGCCGATGGTCAAGCAAGTCGCCCAGAGCGTCGTGAAAGTTACCGTCAGCGCCAAGTCTCGCGGGATGGACGGCCAGGATTCTTCGCCCATGAACAACGACGACCTCCTTCGCCGTTTCTTTGGTGATCAATTCGCCAATCCACGCGGCCAGCAACACAGCCGCAACAATAACACCTCCCGCACGCCGCACGAATACGGCCTCGGCTCCGGTGTCATTGTGAACAAGGACGGCTATATCCTCACCAACAACCACGTCGTGGACGGCGCGGATGTCATCAAGGTCACTTTGAACGATGGCCGCGAATTCACCGCCAAAGTCATCGGACGCGATCCCAAAACGGACATCGCCGTTGTAAAAATTGACGCGAAGAATCTTCCCTTCATCACCATTGCCGACAGCGATAAAATTGACGTCGGCGATCTTTGCCTCGCCATTGGAAATCCTTACGGCATCGGCCAGACCGTGACGATGGGCATCATCAGCGCCAAGGGCCGCGGCAATGTGGACGTCGGCACTGACTACGAAGACTTCATCCAAACCGATGCCGCCATCAACCCGGGTAACTCCGGCGGCGCGCTCGTGGATGCGGATGGACGCCTCGTCGGCATCAACACCGCCATCCTCAGCCGCAGCGGCGGTTATCAGGGAATCGGTTTTGCCGTTCCCATCAATATGGCGAAGAACGTCATGGAAAGTTTGATCGCGCACGGCAAAGTCATTCGCGGCTTCCTCGGTGTGAGCATCCAGGACGTCACGCCCGAACTCGCGCAGGAATTCAAACTGCCGAATAATCAGGGCGCGCTCGTCGGCGACATCACCCCGCACAGCCCCGCTGACAAGGCCGGCATCAAGAGCGGGGACGTGATCGTGGAATTCAACGGCAAGCCCGTGACCGATAGCCGCCACTTGAAACTTGAAGTCGGCGAAACCGAGCCCGGCCAAAAAGCGTCGGTGAAACTCTATCGCGAAGGCCATGAAAAAACCTTCGAAGTCGCCGTCAAGGAATTGCCCGGCAGCGAAGAACTCGCGAGTAATGACGCCACGACTGACAATTCCAGCGACACGCTCAATGGCGTGGGCGTCTCGGACATTGATTCACAAGCCAAGGAGCAGTTGAAGTTGCCCGACAACATGAAGGGCGCGGTGGTGACCGACGTAGACCAGGACTCGGTGGCCTTTGAAGCCGGTCTTCGTCCCGGCGATGTGATTGAGGAAATCAATCACAAGCCCGTGGCCAGCGGCGACGACGCGGTGAAGCTCACGTCGCACGTGAAGGAAAAAGTTGTGCTCCTGAAAATCTGGAGCAAAGGCGCCAGCCATTATTTGGTGGTTGATGAAAGCAAGGCGGGTTGA